The DNA sequence ACCGGGCCGACACCAGGGCCGACAAGCTGTCGGGCGGTATGCGCCGCCGCCTGCTGATCGTGCGCGGGCTGGTGCACAGCCCGCGGCTGGTGCTGCTGGACGAGCCCACCGTCGGCCTCGACCCCCAGGTGCGCCAGGAGTTGTGGGGCCTCATCACCGCGCTGCGCGCCGAGGGCGTCACGGTACTGATGTCCACCCACTACATCGAGGAGGCGGAACGCCTCGCCGACGTCGTCGCGCTCATGGCCAAGGGCAGGGTGGTGGCCCGCGGTGTTCCGGCCGACCTCATCGCCCGCCACGCCGGTTCGACCGTAGAGGAGTACGCGCTGGAGCCGGGTGCTGCCGAGGAGACCGAGGAGCGCGTCGCCGCGGCCGGGCTGTCCACCCGCCGCACCGGAGCGACACTGTCGGTGCTGCGTGCCGACGAACTCCCCGCCACCCTGCGGGACTCGCTGGGCCGCGGCAGCGCCCGCGCGGGCAACCTGGAGGACGTGTTCGTCACGTTGACGGGGGAGCGTGTGGATTGAGTCCTTCCCACCTCGCGACCAGGGTGCCGGGGCTCGACCGCGGAGTGCCCTGTTCCACCGTCCAGAGCCCGCGAGCCCGAAGATCCGTGCCGCCTCCCCGGCCACGTGGCCGGGGTCTTCCCGGAGGTGCCAGATGAGCAGCCAGACCACCGCCCGGCCGACCGCGGAGGCCCGGCCGGAGCGGCTCGCGCCGCCGGGGAGGTTCGAGTTCGCGCCGATCGCCGCGGTGCTGGCCCGCGAGTGGGCCCTGTACCGGCGCAGCTGGAAGCCCACGACCTTCGCGGCGGTCGTCGAGCCGGTCATCATGCTGCTGGCGTTCGGCGTGGGGCTAGGGTCGCTGGTCGGCGCGATCGGCGGCTACGAGTACATCCACTTCCTGGGTACCGGCATCGTGGCCACGTCGGTGCTGTTCACCTCGATGTTCCCGGGGCTGATCGACACCTATGTGCGCCGCGTCTTCCAGCACACCTACGACGGCATGCTGGCCACCCCGGTCGACGTGCGCGAGCTGGTCACCGGCGAGGCCAGTTGGATCGCCTGCAAGTCCGGCATCTACGGGTGCGCTCCGCTGCTGGTCGCGATCGCGTTCGGGCTGCCCGCCTCACCCGCGATGCTGCTGGTGCCCGTCATCGCGTTCGTCACCGGGTTCGGGTTCGCCCTGGCCGGCGTCTGGATGTCGGCCGCCGTGCCCTCCATCAAGACGATGGACTACATCATCTCCGGTGTCATCACGCCGCTGTTCCTCATCGCGGGAACGTTCTTCCCGGTCGCGACGCTGCCCGGGTGGGCGCAGGTCGTGGCGAAGATCAACCCGCTGTACCACTGCGTCGAGCTGGTGCGCGGCACCGCGTTCGGGATGGACCTCGCCACCGCCGCCGGCCACTTCGCCGCACTACTTGCCTTCGTCGCGGTGGTGTGGTGCCTGGCCGTGTTCCAGATGCGCCGCAAGCTGATCGACTGAGCGGCGGCCGCACGGGGTCACCGCGTGCGGTCCGTGTCTCCACAGCGGCGCGCCGCGGCCTCTTTCCGTGGGGCCGCAGCGCGCCGCGCGTGTGTGGACGGTTTTCGACTCAGCCCCCGCCGTTGGGCGCCCAGCGGGCCAGCGTCGAGACCGTCGAGGCATCGAAGGTCACCGAGGCGCCCAGCGCGCCCCACTGCTCGGGTGCGCTCTCCCCGCCGCTCTCGGCGAACGGCCGCAGATCCAGGTACATCCCCAGGTGGGCGGTCTCGGTGCCGGCCATCGTCTGCTTGAAGACGGGATCGTCACCCAGGCGTCCGGTACCGGTCGTGCCCGAGGTAGC is a window from the Streptomonospora litoralis genome containing:
- a CDS encoding ABC transporter permease, with the translated sequence MSSQTTARPTAEARPERLAPPGRFEFAPIAAVLAREWALYRRSWKPTTFAAVVEPVIMLLAFGVGLGSLVGAIGGYEYIHFLGTGIVATSVLFTSMFPGLIDTYVRRVFQHTYDGMLATPVDVRELVTGEASWIACKSGIYGCAPLLVAIAFGLPASPAMLLVPVIAFVTGFGFALAGVWMSAAVPSIKTMDYIISGVITPLFLIAGTFFPVATLPGWAQVVAKINPLYHCVELVRGTAFGMDLATAAGHFAALLAFVAVVWCLAVFQMRRKLID